TTTTGTTTCACACAAAAGACAACAAGGGGTAATACAAATGACGTTTTCATTTAAAgcatattaatactagcttcaATATTATAGCAGAAATATTGAAGCTAATATGCATACACTTATTTGTGCTTGTATGAGTCTTTACTTTGATTGActcgttagtttatttattaatttgactTTCAAACCAAACTATGGTATTGTTTACAAATTTCAACGCAGAACAAAGGACTCTGTCGATTTCATTTCACACAAAAGACAACAAGGGGTAAAACAAATGACGTTTTTATTTAAAgcatattaatactagcttcaATATTATAACTGAAATATTGAAACTAATATGGGTACACTTATTTGTGCTTCTTGTATGAGTCTTTACTTTGATCGActcgttagtttatttattaatttgactTTCAAACCAAAATATGGTAGTTTACAAATTTCAACGCAGAACAAAGGACTCTGTCGATTTCATTTCACACAAAAGACAACAAGGGGTAAAACAAATGACGTTTTTATTTAAAGCATATTAATACTACCTTCAATATTATAACTGAAATATTGAAACTAATATGGGTACACTTATTTGTGCTTCTTGTATGAGTTTTTACTTCGATTGactagttaatttatttattaatttgagtttgaaaccAAAATATGGttgttttacaaattacaacgCAGAAAAAGGGACTCAGCCGATTTTGTTTCACACAAAAGACAACAAGGGGTAATACAAATGACGTTTTCATTTAAAgcatattaatactagcttcaATATTATAGCAGAAATATTGAAGCTAATATGCATACACTTATTTGTGCTTGTATGAGTCTTTACTTTGATTGActcgttagtttatttattaatttgagtttgaaaccAAAATATGGttgttttacaaattacaacgCAGAAAAAGGGACTCAGCCGATTTATTTTCACACACAAGACAACAAGGGGTAACACAAATGACGTTTTCATTTAAAgcatattaatactagcttcaATATTATAGCAGAAATATTGAAGCTAATATGCATACACTTATTTGTGCTTGTATGAGTCTTTACTTTGATTGActcgttagtttatttattaatttgagtttgaaaccCAAAATGATTATTTACTAATTACACTGAAGAAAAAAGGGCTCAGTCGATTTCATTTCACACAAAAGACAACAAGGGGTAAAACAAATGACGTTTTTATTTAAAgcatattaatactagcttcaatattataactgaaatattgaatttaatatgggtacacttatttgtgtaaggagaccacgaaggaaaaataactcgaagacgatttcacaagtttatttgtcggttttcattacagaactgcttgcctattaggccacacggctttttatatcgtttatcatgaatgaactatgatattaatcgaaatgacgtgaaggTACCTTCATTCATTCCTTAAGAATCGTTTTcaaagtatcttaattaaagtcattattatgttaacaaccaaatatatgtaatactattttgataaataattttagtaattttaacgattagcaagcttaataagtaagttactttaaatagatatgcaatttagggatgtgtattgtcaacaacatttgattgaatgaatcacataaggtttaggttgcaatattcttcattcaatcaaatgtttccttcatatcaTATTTAATGCGTTCTATTatttatggccatagtatttaactcattacaaatttttatattggATGATTGATTTCACGATTTTTAACATTTCGGCCTTTCTGATAATCATAGTTTGTCCTCAAACTTTTAATTGcataagtagataattaacTATAATTGACAATATTTTAGCACCTTTGTATTAAGTGAGAAGAGCGTGCTAAAgacttttaaatttaagtagAATTTCCTTATATCTTCACATAATGTACTTATGTCCACTGTGCTTTTGCTTTCATGAGACTACACCTTGACTATATCAAACTCAAATTGTTTatccagaattggtaaaatgatgtagtggtgataattaatacgtacttaaaactaaagctacgagaatGCCAAACGCGCCCGTCTGAGCGTGaaagagcctacaacaaactcagccgggtattctttttattatcaccactttacaaaatcactaagAACttacacaaagctgttaagcaactcattcccaaccaagctttcttatcattcaaatagtaCTTTACGTATTATTGTAATagaattttttaataagtttacgttttatgaaaactttgaacttgttgagagacatctccaatatgtcttctggaagcttattataccagctaaatgttttattaccaactaacttaactaaatataaaatcctTGAGATTATTTAAGATCTATTTAACTAATATTACTAAGATTTTAATTCATCTTGAtcttatttaagatttttagcTTCCGgactattattttatacatttaaaacagGATTAAAATAATCGTCAAActgtaacaattaaatcagaattacaatattcaaatgagaatggaTTGATACATGAATTAAGTAATAACTTTAGTATTTGAGTAATGAAACATAATTAGAACTTGAGTGACGTCAAAAATTGTGTcgcaaaaaaaaataaccaatcaataatttaatttatcataatctgaagcattaattaaaattacactgatttaaataaaatcacagaaaataaaattctcatacatatttactaattctatctatctatcttgtatgaattaatttaaagaaaatctCTCGTAGGAACTTCCATAGTcctgtgccgcctgaatccagcagctccctgctactcatatcattcaattttcaaataatgCTTAACATTTTCTATAAGCATCCCTAATTTTATGCCTGAAATTTTCTtcagacatgcccttaatttCGTGTCTAGAACTTCTTCAGACATACCCTCATTTTATGCTGGAAGTTCCTTCAAACATGCCCTTAATTCTATGCCCGAATTTTTTTtcagacatgcccttaatttCGTGTCTAGAACTTTTTCAGACATACCCTCATTTCATGCTGGAAGTTCCTTCAGACACGCCCTTAATTTAATGCCTGGAACTTCTTCGGACATGCCCTCGGTTCATGCCTGGAAGTTCATTTTGACATCCCCTTAACTTTATGTTAAGGAATACCCTTTGATCCCTTGATTTTTCCGTTAGAGATACTAcatttaataatgataataatgttgatattattataattatttattctcttCACTATCTGTACTAttattaattgattgattgaatttgGTTAATGAGTGTACTAGTTCAAGATTTTTCAtagattacttatttatatatcaaaaaaaaaatagaaatgtcattttttttcatttaaagttAATATGGCATAATCCAATAAGTGAAAGATTTCTCTAATTTATTAATCCCTTcatcaaaatctttaaaaaaaagacaatgctttaaataatattgttctctgagactcaactaaactaaaacaaattatcgggTGTCATAAAATATCATCGAGTGAGAGTTCTGAGTCTAAGCATTGGGTTATGGGTACTTCCACTGTTATGTTCCCTAGTCCCTACCCATGTCTTTCGAAAACCCAAGCAAATCTACAAGATCCACACAAGCCCTTAAGGTTTTGCGATTAATCGATTGTAATTAGCATGTACTATTTTCTTTAACATGATCTGAGTCGGGAATGCAAAAGTGGTATATAATTTAGTGCACTCATTAACTTTTGTTGTTGAAtcaaatttagagattattttattttcatcataatGCAGTTTTGGAGATTGATCATTGATAAATCTACAAAACTCATGAGCCTCATGAAATCTATATAACTTATATTAACATGTTTACATCGATGCACAATTATCACCATTTGAATTAGCAGACTTTTCTGCTTCCCTCGGTTGCTCTGGTTGGACTACCAGCCGCACCGCGGCGGCCGAGCTCtcggccgcgccgacggccgcgctctcggccgcgccgacggccgcgctcttagccgcgccgacggccgcgctctcagccgtgccgacggccgcgctctcagccgtgccgacggccgcgctctcagccgcgccgacggccgcgctctcagccgcgccgacggccgcgctcttagccgcgccgacggccgcgctcttagccgcgccgacggccgcgctcttagccgcgccgacggccgcgctcttagccgcgccgacggccgcgctctcagccgcgccgacggccgcaccgacggctgcgctcccggccgcactcccagctgcgccaacggccgtgctcccggccgcgctcccggctgcACCGGCGGCGGCCGTGctcccagccgcgccgacggccgcaccAACGGCTGCGCtcccggccgcactcccggctgcgccaacggccgtgctcccggccgcgctcccggcttcaccggcggccgcgctcccagccgcgccgacggccgcaccgacggccgcgctcccagccgcacTCCTGGCTGCGccaacggccgtgctcccggccgcgctcccagccgcatcgacggccgcgctcccggccgcaccgacggccgcgctcccggctgcACCGGCGGCCAAGCTCCCGGCCGCGCCGGCGGCCGCACTtctggccgcgccgacggccatgctcccggccgcgctcctGGCCGTGCCAGCGGCCGCGTCAACGGTCGCGCTCCAGGCCGCACCAGCGACCGCGCTTTTGGCCGCGCCGACGTTTGCGCTCCcggctgcaccggcggccgcACCGCCCAGCTGTCCTGCCGGCTGCGCTCCCAGTCGCATCGCGGCGTGGAGGCCGCGCTTCTGGCCGCGTTGCCAGCCGTGTTCCCGGCTGTACTCCGGCCACACCGGCGGCTGCGTCTCCGGCCGCACTTCCAGGCTGAGGCTTGCGGCACATCATCGTCCTCGATATGAAAGaacgaaaaaaaaaagacaaattGAACATTTTGACCATGTAAATCAATGTAATGCGGGTAGATGAAAAACACACATTACTTAGAAATAGATGTTATTGCGTTAGATtttaacatacttaattatttatagtttcaaaatcggttagctACGTAGATCGGTTAGAGACGTTAGTAACACGGAAAGATCAAAACATGGAACTCGATGAAATACgggtagattaaaaaaaatcactccTATCTCAGCAAAGTTTCATTTTGTTCCTTTATCCTTTTCGTAAATTATCTTTTGAAGGTGGTGGGTACTTCCATAATTAACTCCATAAATGGATATTAATGAACAggtttaaaacacaaaaaaaaacatctcaaTTTTCAAATCGCTTTAGACTTAttcacacaataaaataaatcacttaTTACCTGCGTTCAGCCGATCGATCCCTGCTTCTGATGTAAGGagaccacgaaggaaaaataactcgaagacgatttcacaagtttatttgtcggttttcattacagaactgcttgcctattaggccacacggctttttatatcgtttatcatgaatgaactatgatattaatcgaaatgacgtgaaggTACCTTCATTCATTCCTTAAGAATCGTTTTcaaagtatcttaattaaagtcattattatgttaacaaccaaatatatgtaatactactttgataaataattttagtaattttaacgattagcaagcttaataagtaagttactttaaatagatatgcaatttagggatgtgtattgtcaacaacatttgattgaatgaatcacataaggtttaggttgcaatattcttcattcaatcaaatgtttccttcatatcaTATTTAATGCGTT
This genomic stretch from Maniola hyperantus unplaced genomic scaffold, iAphHyp1.2, whole genome shotgun sequence harbors:
- the LOC138404615 gene encoding uncharacterized protein, giving the protein MRLGAQPAGQLGGAAAGAAGSANVGAAKSAVAGAAWSATVDAAAGTARSAAGSMAVGAARSAAAGAAGSLAAGAAGSAAVGAAGSAAVDAAGSAAGSTAVGAARSAAGSAAVGAAVGAAGSAAAGEAGSAAGSTAVGAAGSAAGSAAVGAAVGAAGSTAAAGAAGSAAGSTAVGAAGSAAGSAASAAVGAAESAAVGAAESSAAAVRLVVQPEQPREAEKSANSNGDNCASM